One Synechococcus sp. CC9605 genomic window carries:
- a CDS encoding threonine-phosphate decarboxylase → MGVDLRHGGNRDATAARLNCRPSQLLDASASLAPWSPNCSRISLVAIRDYPDRGQASLRQAMAGLHGLDPDSVLPGNGAAELFTWAARDAAAIGVSGLISPGFADYRRALQCWNAPWIDEPLALTWHHAGPLVHPPLQASVAWICNPHNPTGQLWSRASLEPLLATHGLVICDEAFLPLVPDGEEQSMIPLVEHHPNLVVIRSLTKLFGVAGLRVGYAIAHPDRLKRWRDWRDPWPVNGIAAALTERLLVSPRRYERWCRRVQHWTATEGAWMQRRLAGLPGLCPMPSSANFLLIFGAGSLVPLQKALERNHHILLRDCRSFQGLGENWLRIGLQSRRNNRRIVRALREELKRSPLA, encoded by the coding sequence ATGGGCGTCGACCTGCGCCATGGCGGTAACCGCGACGCAACCGCCGCCAGATTGAACTGCAGGCCATCGCAGTTGCTGGATGCCAGTGCCTCCCTGGCTCCCTGGAGCCCGAACTGCTCCCGTATCTCCCTAGTTGCTATCCGCGATTATCCCGATCGCGGCCAAGCGTCCCTGCGTCAGGCGATGGCGGGCTTGCACGGTTTGGATCCTGATTCTGTGTTGCCCGGCAACGGTGCGGCTGAGTTGTTCACCTGGGCGGCGCGCGACGCGGCCGCCATAGGGGTTAGTGGGCTTATCTCTCCTGGGTTTGCCGACTACCGGCGGGCTTTGCAGTGCTGGAACGCTCCGTGGATTGACGAGCCCTTGGCGTTGACCTGGCATCACGCTGGCCCGCTGGTCCATCCCCCCCTGCAGGCATCAGTGGCCTGGATCTGTAATCCCCACAACCCCACGGGGCAGCTCTGGAGTCGTGCGTCGTTGGAGCCTCTGCTCGCGACTCATGGGTTGGTGATCTGCGATGAGGCCTTCCTGCCTTTGGTGCCTGATGGGGAGGAGCAATCGATGATTCCGCTGGTCGAGCACCACCCCAATCTTGTGGTGATTCGCAGCCTCACCAAGTTGTTTGGGGTGGCGGGTTTACGCGTTGGGTATGCCATTGCGCACCCGGATCGCCTCAAGCGTTGGCGGGACTGGCGGGACCCTTGGCCAGTCAATGGCATTGCTGCAGCGCTGACTGAGAGGTTGCTGGTTTCTCCGAGGCGGTATGAGCGTTGGTGCCGCCGAGTGCAGCACTGGACCGCCACCGAGGGGGCTTGGATGCAAAGGCGCTTGGCGGGTTTGCCGGGGTTATGCCCTATGCCCTCCAGCGCCAATTTCCTCTTGATCTTCGGTGCGGGTTCGCTGGTCCCTTTGCAGAAAGCTCTGGAACGAAACCATCACATTCTTTTGAGGGATTGCCGCAGTTTTCAGGGGCTCGGCGAGAACTGGCTCCGGATCGGATTGCAATCGCGCCGCAACAACCGCCGCATCGTGAGGGCGTTGCGTGAGGAGTTGAAGCGCAGCCCTCTGGCTTGA
- the rplK gene encoding 50S ribosomal protein L11, with the protein MAKKVVAVIKLALDAGKANPAPPVGPALGQHGVNIMMFCKEYNARTQDKAGYVIPVEISVFEDRSFTFITKTPPASVLITKAAKIQKGSGESAKGSVGSISRAQLEEIAKTKLPDLNCTSIESAMRIIEGTARNMGVSISD; encoded by the coding sequence ATGGCCAAGAAAGTCGTAGCTGTGATCAAGCTGGCCCTAGATGCCGGCAAAGCCAACCCCGCGCCGCCGGTGGGCCCTGCCCTCGGTCAGCACGGTGTGAACATCATGATGTTCTGCAAGGAGTACAACGCTCGGACGCAGGACAAAGCCGGTTATGTGATTCCGGTGGAGATCTCGGTCTTCGAAGACCGCAGCTTCACCTTCATCACCAAGACGCCTCCGGCGTCGGTGTTGATCACCAAGGCCGCAAAGATCCAAAAGGGATCCGGTGAGTCCGCCAAGGGCAGTGTTGGATCGATCAGTCGGGCTCAGCTCGAGGAGATCGCCAAGACCAAGCTCCCCGACCTCAACTGCACCAGCATTGAGTCCGCCATGCGGATCATCGAAGGCACCGCCCGCAACATGGGCGTTTCCATCAGCGACTGA
- the rplJ gene encoding 50S ribosomal protein L10: MGRTLENKQQIVGELKELLADAELALVLDFKGLSIKEMSDLRDRLRASDSVCKVTKNTLMRRAIDGDSNWASLDSLLTGTNAFVLVKGDVGAGVKAVQTFQKELKKSETKGGLFEGKLLSQDEIKAIADLPSKEQLMAQIAGAINAVATKVAVGINEVPSGMARALKQHAEGGEG; this comes from the coding sequence ATGGGCCGCACGCTGGAGAACAAGCAGCAGATCGTCGGAGAGCTCAAAGAGCTCCTCGCCGACGCCGAACTGGCACTTGTCCTTGATTTCAAGGGCCTGTCCATCAAGGAAATGTCTGACCTGCGGGATCGTCTGCGGGCCAGCGACAGCGTTTGCAAGGTGACCAAAAACACCTTGATGCGCCGTGCCATTGATGGTGACAGCAACTGGGCCAGCCTCGACTCCCTGCTTACCGGAACCAACGCCTTCGTCCTGGTGAAGGGCGATGTTGGTGCCGGTGTGAAGGCCGTTCAGACCTTCCAGAAGGAACTCAAGAAGTCCGAGACCAAGGGTGGCCTTTTCGAAGGCAAGCTCCTGTCTCAGGACGAGATCAAAGCCATTGCCGATCTCCCCTCCAAGGAGCAGCTCATGGCTCAGATCGCCGGTGCCATCAACGCCGTGGCCACGAAGGTCGCTGTGGGCATCAACGAGGTTCCCTCTGGTATGGCCAGGGCGCTCAAGCAGCACGCCGAAGGCGGCGAAGGCTGA
- a CDS encoding DUF3747 domain-containing protein, with the protein MSRTYLRAAGLTAVGLLAAGLSQEAAARALFDSAAMPEKHFAVLAQPIGRAQWKLLVLEQIKVQPRCWRARQDGLVEPSLNRFNFSGICKRYLDSNGYSLRSGGQDLGTRFRFRLKRSGTSLKLEALDPQQRAPLLVGQAAAPARRDPNGFVALRLEPGWALERRVYQGRPLNHLYFAHQEPVNRLLAIASSRGHRSRLSRLGAPMAPITPPLLPAAPASRRRTTRLASTAPIRLQVIPYRR; encoded by the coding sequence ATGAGCCGAACCTACCTGCGGGCTGCCGGCCTGACTGCCGTAGGGCTTCTGGCCGCAGGCTTGTCGCAGGAGGCCGCAGCACGGGCCTTGTTTGACAGTGCTGCAATGCCAGAGAAGCACTTTGCTGTGCTGGCCCAACCGATAGGCAGGGCCCAGTGGAAACTGCTGGTGCTGGAACAGATCAAGGTCCAACCGCGCTGCTGGAGGGCACGGCAGGACGGACTGGTGGAGCCCAGCCTGAATCGCTTCAACTTCAGCGGCATCTGCAAGCGCTACCTGGACAGCAATGGCTACTCGCTGCGCAGCGGGGGCCAAGACCTTGGAACCCGCTTCCGCTTCCGGCTCAAGCGATCCGGCACATCGCTGAAGCTTGAGGCGCTGGACCCCCAGCAACGGGCACCACTGCTGGTGGGTCAGGCTGCCGCACCAGCTCGCCGCGATCCCAACGGGTTCGTGGCCTTGAGGCTGGAACCGGGCTGGGCTTTGGAACGTCGGGTTTACCAGGGACGCCCGTTGAACCACCTGTATTTCGCCCACCAGGAACCGGTGAACCGGCTGCTAGCCATCGCAAGCAGCCGCGGCCATCGCTCACGCTTAAGCCGACTGGGAGCCCCGATGGCGCCGATCACTCCACCGCTGTTGCCCGCTGCACCAGCATCACGCCGACGAACCACACGCCTCGCCAGCACTGCTCCGATCCGGCTGCAGGTGATTCCTTACCGCCGCTGA
- the rplL gene encoding 50S ribosomal protein L7/L12 has translation MSAKTDEILESLKSLSLLEASELVKQIEEAFGVSAAASAGVVMAAPGAAGGGGEAAEEKTEFDVILEGFEASAKIKVLKAVREATGLGLGDAKALVEAAPKAFKEGVSKEDAEAAKKAIEEAGGKVTLK, from the coding sequence ATGTCTGCAAAAACCGACGAAATTCTCGAATCGCTGAAATCCCTCTCCCTGCTTGAAGCTTCCGAGCTGGTTAAGCAGATCGAAGAGGCCTTCGGTGTGTCCGCCGCAGCATCTGCTGGTGTTGTGATGGCTGCCCCTGGCGCTGCTGGTGGCGGTGGCGAGGCCGCTGAAGAGAAGACCGAATTCGATGTGATCCTCGAAGGCTTCGAGGCCTCCGCCAAGATCAAAGTCCTCAAAGCTGTCCGCGAGGCCACTGGCCTGGGTCTGGGCGACGCCAAGGCTCTGGTCGAGGCTGCTCCCAAGGCCTTCAAGGAAGGTGTCTCCAAGGAAGACGCCGAGGCTGCCAAGAAGGCCATCGAAGAAGCAGGCGGCAAGGTCACCCTCAAGTGA
- a CDS encoding ATP-dependent Clp protease ATP-binding subunit codes for MTSSPALNGSLTHEPDRFSDAAWDLLLSGQDVARRWRHEQLDVEHLIQVLFTDPACRRLVERLPLPIDALLDRLEDELADQPSGRGAELFIGDDLEQLLDSADAIRRRWNGDVIDLPEVLMAIGADPRIGADLFAGFGLSADALEQLIQPGMDDRVPGVTVPPQERSMPRSQPEVQQEAPRRERMARVPSIPGAVRGPEPVAPVTPQSPAPEAPLPEPPTALESYGRDLTEEAEAGSLDPVIGRNSEIRNLIKVLSRRSKNNPVLIGEPGVGKTAIAELLAQRMVAGEVPESLQGLRLVALDLGALIAGAKFRGQFEERLRSVLEEVSGSDSGVVLFIDELHTIVGSDRSSTDAGSLLKPALARGDLRCIGATTPEDYRLTVEKDPALNRRFQQVVIREPDLELSLEILRGLKERYELHHGVNITDEAIQTANRLADRYISDRCLPDKAIDLIDEAAAQLKMEVTSKPQVVEEAEADLRRVELALLAAEQAPEAERIQLQRNRLEVSTRLDDLRRRWQEERGQLEELGQLLQQDEDLRHAIAEAERDGDLEEAARLQYDQLHRVQQRRDELEASQAEAQSAGTGLLREQVEAGDIADLVARWTGIPVQRLLAGERRKLLDLDAHLAERVIGQGEAVTAVAAAIRRARAGMKDPRRPVGSFLFLGPTGVGKTELAKALAGSLFDEEEALVRLDMSEFMERNAVARLIGAPPGYVGYEEGGQLTEAVRRRPYAVLLLDEVEKAHPDVFNLLLQVLDDGRLTDSQGRTVDFRHTVVVMTSNLASPAILEHARSGSTDESALQQQVDAALSSQFRPEFLNRIDEVIRFRPLEVSDLVRIVQLQLKDLAALLAEQGLALQVEDAVAEAMARQGHEPEYGARPLRRVLRRQLENPLSTLLLEERFAGASGVTVRLGEAGTDALVFDPVGV; via the coding sequence ATGACTTCATCGCCAGCGTTGAACGGCAGCCTCACTCATGAGCCGGATCGCTTCAGCGACGCGGCCTGGGATCTGCTGCTCAGTGGTCAGGACGTCGCCCGTCGCTGGCGTCATGAGCAGTTGGACGTGGAGCATCTGATCCAGGTGCTGTTCACCGATCCCGCGTGCCGCCGCCTGGTGGAGCGTTTGCCCCTCCCCATCGATGCGCTTTTGGATCGATTGGAGGATGAGCTGGCCGATCAGCCCTCGGGGCGAGGCGCTGAGCTCTTCATCGGTGATGACCTGGAACAGCTGCTCGATTCGGCTGATGCCATCCGTCGGCGCTGGAATGGTGACGTCATCGATCTGCCGGAGGTGCTGATGGCCATTGGTGCCGATCCTCGCATCGGTGCTGATCTGTTCGCCGGCTTTGGTTTGTCGGCCGATGCCCTGGAGCAGTTGATCCAACCGGGTATGGATGACCGGGTTCCTGGCGTGACCGTTCCACCCCAGGAGCGGTCGATGCCGCGGTCTCAGCCCGAGGTGCAGCAAGAAGCGCCCCGTCGTGAACGGATGGCGCGCGTTCCCTCCATCCCCGGTGCAGTGCGCGGGCCAGAGCCTGTCGCTCCTGTCACCCCCCAGTCGCCTGCTCCTGAGGCCCCCTTGCCGGAGCCCCCCACGGCCTTGGAGTCTTATGGACGGGATCTCACCGAAGAGGCGGAAGCAGGCAGCCTGGATCCGGTGATCGGTCGCAATTCTGAAATTCGCAACCTGATCAAGGTGCTCTCGCGCCGAAGCAAGAACAATCCGGTGCTTATCGGTGAACCCGGTGTTGGCAAAACAGCGATTGCGGAGCTGCTGGCGCAGCGGATGGTGGCGGGTGAAGTGCCGGAGTCGCTGCAGGGTCTGCGGCTGGTGGCGCTGGATCTCGGGGCTTTGATTGCCGGTGCCAAGTTCCGCGGTCAGTTCGAGGAACGCCTGCGCTCGGTGCTCGAGGAAGTGAGTGGTTCCGATTCCGGGGTGGTGTTGTTCATCGACGAGCTGCACACCATTGTCGGCAGTGATCGCAGCAGCACCGATGCCGGCAGCCTGTTGAAACCAGCCCTCGCCCGTGGCGATCTGCGCTGCATCGGTGCCACCACGCCAGAGGATTACCGGCTCACGGTGGAAAAGGATCCGGCCCTCAACCGCCGCTTCCAGCAGGTGGTGATCCGGGAGCCGGATCTGGAGCTGAGCCTCGAAATTCTGCGCGGCCTGAAGGAGCGCTACGAGCTGCACCACGGCGTCAACATCACCGATGAGGCCATTCAGACCGCCAACCGTCTCGCCGACCGCTACATCAGCGATCGCTGCCTGCCGGACAAAGCCATTGATCTGATCGATGAGGCGGCGGCGCAACTGAAGATGGAGGTCACCTCCAAGCCCCAGGTGGTGGAGGAGGCCGAGGCGGATCTGCGCCGCGTTGAACTGGCCTTGCTTGCCGCTGAGCAGGCCCCTGAAGCGGAGCGGATTCAGCTCCAACGCAACCGGCTTGAAGTGTCCACACGACTGGACGATCTGCGGCGGCGCTGGCAGGAGGAGCGCGGTCAGCTCGAGGAGCTCGGCCAGCTGCTCCAGCAGGACGAAGACCTGCGCCATGCCATCGCTGAGGCCGAGCGGGATGGTGACCTCGAAGAGGCGGCTCGCCTGCAGTACGACCAGCTGCATCGGGTGCAGCAGCGCCGGGATGAACTGGAGGCGTCCCAGGCGGAGGCCCAGTCCGCCGGAACAGGTCTGCTGCGCGAGCAGGTGGAGGCTGGTGACATCGCGGATCTGGTGGCCCGTTGGACCGGGATCCCCGTGCAGCGTCTGTTGGCAGGCGAGCGGCGCAAACTTCTGGATCTCGACGCCCATCTCGCGGAACGGGTGATTGGTCAGGGCGAGGCGGTGACGGCCGTTGCCGCTGCCATCCGCCGGGCCCGGGCCGGCATGAAGGATCCCCGTCGTCCGGTGGGATCGTTCTTGTTCCTGGGGCCGACCGGCGTCGGCAAGACCGAGCTGGCGAAGGCCTTGGCGGGGTCGCTGTTTGATGAAGAGGAAGCACTGGTTCGCCTCGACATGAGTGAGTTCATGGAGCGGAATGCCGTGGCTCGGCTCATCGGTGCTCCCCCCGGCTATGTCGGCTACGAGGAAGGGGGACAACTCACGGAGGCCGTGCGCCGTCGTCCCTACGCGGTGCTTCTCCTTGATGAAGTGGAGAAGGCCCATCCCGATGTTTTCAACCTGCTGCTGCAGGTGCTGGATGACGGCCGGCTCACCGATTCCCAGGGCCGCACCGTTGATTTCCGCCACACCGTGGTTGTGATGACCAGCAATCTGGCCAGCCCGGCGATCCTTGAACATGCCCGCTCAGGATCCACGGATGAGTCAGCCCTGCAACAGCAGGTGGATGCAGCGCTCTCCAGCCAGTTCCGGCCTGAATTCCTCAACCGCATCGATGAGGTGATTCGTTTCCGCCCCTTGGAGGTCTCTGATCTGGTGCGAATTGTTCAGTTGCAACTGAAGGATCTCGCTGCCCTGTTGGCCGAGCAGGGGCTTGCCCTTCAGGTGGAAGATGCTGTTGCCGAGGCCATGGCCCGTCAGGGCCACGAACCGGAGTACGGGGCGCGACCGCTGCGTCGGGTGTTGCGGCGCCAATTGGAAAATCCGCTCTCCACCCTGCTGCTTGAGGAGCGCTTTGCCGGAGCCAGTGGCGTGACGGTGCGGCTGGGGGAGGCCGGCACGGATGCTCTGGTGTTCGATCCAGTGGGGGTTTGA
- the nusG gene encoding transcription termination/antitermination protein NusG: MPDDLTTPDAPEVLDLPAPNEGEDSTLPAAAVANTAIARWYAVQVASSCEKKVKATLEQRAVTLGVSNRILEIEIPQTPAVKLKKDGTRQSTEEKVFPGYVLVRMVLDEDTMMAVRSTPNVINFVGAEDRRATGKARGHIKPRPLSRSEVDRIFKRAAEKKTVVKVDLTEGDQILVTAGPFKDFQGEVIEVSGERNKLKALLSIFGRETPVELEFSQISKQN, encoded by the coding sequence GTGCCCGACGACCTGACCACACCGGATGCCCCTGAGGTGCTTGATCTGCCGGCCCCGAACGAGGGGGAAGACAGCACTTTGCCTGCGGCGGCTGTCGCCAACACGGCCATCGCCCGTTGGTACGCCGTTCAGGTGGCCTCCAGCTGCGAGAAGAAGGTCAAGGCCACCCTGGAGCAGCGGGCCGTCACCCTCGGGGTGAGCAACCGGATTCTTGAAATTGAGATTCCCCAGACCCCTGCCGTCAAGCTAAAGAAGGACGGCACCCGTCAGTCCACCGAGGAGAAGGTCTTCCCCGGTTATGTGCTGGTTCGGATGGTGCTCGATGAGGACACGATGATGGCGGTGCGGAGCACCCCGAACGTGATCAATTTCGTCGGTGCTGAAGACCGGCGCGCCACCGGTAAGGCCCGCGGCCACATCAAGCCTCGTCCCCTCAGCCGCTCTGAGGTGGATCGCATCTTCAAACGCGCTGCCGAGAAGAAGACCGTCGTCAAGGTGGATCTCACCGAAGGCGATCAGATCCTGGTGACTGCTGGTCCGTTCAAGGACTTCCAGGGCGAGGTGATCGAGGTGTCCGGCGAGCGCAACAAGCTCAAGGCCCTGCTCTCCATCTTCGGTCGCGAGACCCCGGTGGAACTGGAGTTCTCTCAGATCAGCAAACAGAACTGA
- the rplA gene encoding 50S ribosomal protein L1 — MPKISKRLASLAGKIEDRAYAPLEAIALVKDNANAKFDETMEAHVRLGIDPKYTDQQLRTTVALPNGTGQSVRIAVVTRGEKVAEAKAAGAELAGEEDLVESISKGEMDFDLLIATPDMMPKVAKLGRVLGPRGLMPNPKAGTVTTDLEAAIKEFKAGKLEFRADRTGIVHVRFGKASFSADALLQNLKTLQETIDRNKPSGAKGRYWKSLYVTSTMGPSVEVDFSALQDIEQGS, encoded by the coding sequence ATGCCCAAAATCTCCAAGCGTCTGGCCAGCCTGGCCGGCAAGATCGAGGACCGTGCTTACGCACCCCTCGAGGCGATTGCCCTGGTGAAGGACAACGCCAACGCGAAATTCGACGAGACGATGGAGGCACATGTGCGCCTCGGCATCGATCCGAAGTACACCGACCAGCAGCTGCGCACCACCGTGGCTCTGCCTAACGGCACCGGTCAGTCCGTGCGCATCGCTGTGGTGACCCGCGGTGAGAAGGTGGCTGAAGCCAAAGCCGCTGGTGCTGAACTCGCCGGTGAAGAAGACCTGGTGGAAAGCATCAGCAAGGGCGAAATGGATTTCGACCTGTTGATTGCCACCCCCGACATGATGCCCAAGGTGGCCAAGTTGGGTCGGGTTCTCGGCCCCCGTGGCTTGATGCCCAACCCCAAGGCAGGCACCGTCACCACGGACCTCGAGGCCGCGATCAAGGAATTCAAGGCCGGCAAACTTGAATTCCGTGCCGACCGCACCGGCATCGTCCACGTCCGCTTCGGCAAGGCCAGCTTTAGTGCCGATGCCCTGCTGCAGAACCTCAAGACCCTGCAGGAAACCATCGACCGCAACAAGCCCAGCGGTGCCAAAGGCCGCTACTGGAAGTCCCTGTATGTGACCTCCACCATGGGTCCTTCCGTTGAAGTCGATTTCTCTGCTCTGCAGGACATCGAGCAGGGGAGCTGA
- a CDS encoding quinone-dependent dihydroorotate dehydrogenase, with product MSPSSSAGPLSSGAFYQRWLGPVLARDDGLDAEQLSRTALTALGQASLRRRWPGVSTVLDGVAADLQRRDLRLEQVLFGCRFPNPVGLAAGFDKNGVAAGIWDRFGFGFAEVGTVTWHGQPGNPKPRLFRLAEEQAALNRMGFNNDGAKALLKTLERQRLDPPGRRPAVLGINVGKSKITALEQAPDDYAASLELLSSLADYAVINVSSPNTPGLRDLQDTAQLRRLVERLRRLPACPPLLVKIAPDLDDESIDAVARLAFEEGLAGVIAVNTSLNRLGLEQRHLPQTGRTLAEEAGGLSGAPLRHRAQEVIRRLRASAGPALPLIGVGGIDSPQVAWERITAGASLVQLYTGWIFQGPDLVPRILEGLLLQLDRYGLRTIAEASGSGLPWQD from the coding sequence ATGTCGCCGTCCTCTTCGGCCGGACCGCTCAGCAGCGGTGCCTTCTATCAGCGTTGGCTTGGCCCGGTCCTGGCGCGGGACGACGGTCTGGATGCGGAACAGCTGTCGCGCACTGCGCTTACGGCTCTAGGTCAGGCCAGCCTGCGGCGGCGCTGGCCCGGGGTGTCCACGGTGCTGGATGGTGTGGCGGCGGATCTGCAACGGCGTGATCTGCGCTTGGAACAGGTGTTGTTTGGCTGCCGCTTCCCCAACCCGGTGGGTTTGGCGGCGGGATTCGACAAGAACGGTGTGGCGGCTGGCATCTGGGATCGCTTCGGCTTTGGCTTCGCCGAAGTGGGCACCGTCACCTGGCATGGCCAGCCGGGCAACCCCAAACCACGCCTGTTCCGTTTGGCTGAGGAGCAGGCCGCGTTGAACCGGATGGGATTCAACAACGATGGCGCCAAGGCACTATTGAAAACGCTGGAGCGTCAACGCCTGGACCCGCCCGGCCGGCGGCCAGCGGTGCTTGGGATCAACGTTGGCAAATCCAAGATTACGGCTCTGGAGCAGGCACCGGACGACTACGCGGCTTCTCTGGAGTTGTTGTCCTCCTTGGCGGACTATGCGGTGATCAACGTCAGTTCCCCCAACACCCCCGGTCTGCGGGATCTGCAGGACACAGCCCAGTTGCGGCGTCTGGTTGAGCGGCTGCGAAGGCTGCCGGCTTGCCCGCCGTTACTCGTGAAAATCGCACCGGATCTTGATGATGAGTCGATTGATGCCGTGGCCCGTTTGGCCTTTGAAGAGGGCCTGGCCGGTGTGATTGCGGTCAACACCAGTCTCAATCGGTTGGGCCTTGAGCAACGGCATCTGCCGCAGACCGGGCGCACCCTGGCGGAGGAGGCTGGTGGTCTCAGCGGTGCCCCCCTGCGCCATCGGGCCCAGGAGGTGATCCGTCGCTTGCGGGCCAGTGCTGGTCCGGCGCTGCCGTTAATCGGTGTGGGTGGGATTGATTCTCCTCAAGTTGCCTGGGAGCGCATCACCGCAGGTGCCTCCCTGGTGCAGCTTTATACGGGCTGGATTTTTCAGGGGCCGGATCTGGTGCCGCGGATTCTGGAAGGCTTGCTGCTGCAGTTGGATCGCTATGGCCTGCGCACGATTGCGGAGGCGTCAGGAAGTGGCTTGCCCTGGCAGGACTGA
- the rnhA gene encoding ribonuclease HI — protein MAEGRGRVVAAATDGACSGNPGPGGWGALLRFEDGSVEEFGGHAPDTTNNRMELQAALEVLQRLEQLPRHPDLTLRTDSKYLIDGLGSWIKGWKRKGWKTAAGKPVLNQDLWKALDAARLDDVPLSYVKGHSGDPDNERVDRIAVAYSHNAQPPLALKQGSSELPSSKAAPGASSEVAPKPLLQLLSRLELADRLAQGGYSLSLLELAQLVEKPLKQLETKAESWIWRDWTIEPQAEGRWTLQRREAGSEQS, from the coding sequence ATGGCGGAAGGACGGGGACGGGTCGTGGCTGCAGCAACGGATGGTGCCTGCAGCGGCAATCCAGGTCCGGGGGGTTGGGGCGCGTTGTTGCGTTTCGAAGATGGCAGCGTTGAGGAATTCGGTGGCCATGCGCCCGACACTACCAACAACCGCATGGAACTGCAGGCGGCATTGGAGGTGCTGCAACGGCTGGAGCAGCTGCCCCGTCATCCGGATCTCACCCTGCGCACTGACAGCAAATATCTGATCGATGGCCTGGGCTCCTGGATCAAAGGCTGGAAGCGCAAAGGTTGGAAAACGGCTGCTGGCAAGCCCGTGCTCAACCAGGACCTCTGGAAGGCCCTGGATGCTGCCCGTCTGGATGACGTCCCCCTGAGCTACGTCAAAGGCCACAGCGGTGATCCCGACAACGAACGGGTGGATCGCATCGCCGTGGCGTACTCCCATAACGCTCAGCCGCCCTTGGCTCTGAAGCAGGGATCGTCGGAGCTGCCCTCCTCCAAGGCCGCACCAGGCGCATCATCTGAGGTCGCCCCCAAGCCACTGCTGCAGCTGTTGTCGCGCTTGGAGCTTGCCGATCGCTTGGCACAGGGTGGTTACAGCCTGTCGCTGCTGGAGCTGGCGCAATTGGTGGAAAAGCCGCTCAAACAGCTGGAAACCAAGGCTGAGAGCTGGATCTGGAGGGATTGGACCATCGAGCCCCAGGCGGAGGGGCGCTGGACCCTGCAGCGTCGCGAGGCAGGATCAGAACAGTCCTGA
- a CDS encoding UDP-N-acetylglucosamine--N-acetylmuramyl-(pentapeptide) pyrophosphoryl-undecaprenol N-acetylglucosamine transferase: MTRLLIAASGTGGHLFPALAVAEAVEDLWLVSWVGVPDRLETQLVPERFGLVCVNAGGLQGRGLKKLLQLLRLLLASVSVRRAIRRNAIDAVFTTGGYIAAPAILAARWCCIPVVLHESNAIPGRVTRLLGRFCSAVAIGLPAAAKRIPGSQPVLTGTPVRSSFLTPQPLPSWVPHGAGPLLVVMGGSQGAVGLNRMVRAAVPTLLQQGCRVVHLTGDNDPDIEQLQHPQLVERRFSDEIPGLLQHADLAISRAGAGSISELAVCCTPAVLVPFPQAADQHQEANAACAASLGAAVIVHQHEPEQPVLLSTVQRLLAVKLEQPDSASDPLAQMREGMQALAERDAERQLAALLQTLVK; the protein is encoded by the coding sequence ATGACCCGGCTTCTGATCGCCGCCAGCGGCACCGGCGGCCATCTCTTCCCCGCTCTAGCAGTTGCTGAAGCCGTTGAAGACCTGTGGCTTGTGAGCTGGGTTGGCGTGCCCGATCGCCTCGAAACACAACTGGTGCCAGAACGCTTTGGTTTGGTGTGTGTGAACGCCGGTGGGCTGCAGGGTCGCGGGCTCAAAAAGCTGCTGCAGCTGCTGCGGCTGCTGCTCGCCAGCGTCAGCGTGCGGCGAGCGATCCGGCGAAACGCGATCGACGCGGTTTTCACAACAGGCGGTTACATCGCCGCCCCAGCGATCCTGGCGGCGCGTTGGTGCTGCATTCCCGTGGTGCTGCATGAATCCAATGCCATCCCGGGGCGGGTCACCCGATTGCTGGGTCGCTTCTGCAGCGCCGTGGCCATCGGCCTCCCCGCAGCCGCCAAGCGCATCCCAGGCAGCCAGCCAGTGCTGACGGGAACACCGGTGCGTTCCAGCTTTCTGACCCCACAACCCCTGCCGAGCTGGGTCCCCCATGGCGCCGGGCCGCTCCTGGTGGTGATGGGCGGCAGTCAAGGCGCCGTTGGCCTCAACCGGATGGTGCGTGCGGCGGTGCCGACCCTGTTGCAGCAGGGCTGCCGCGTGGTGCACCTCACCGGCGACAACGACCCCGACATCGAGCAGCTGCAACACCCACAATTGGTGGAACGCCGCTTCAGCGATGAGATTCCCGGGCTGCTGCAACATGCTGACCTGGCCATCAGCCGCGCCGGGGCCGGCAGCATCAGTGAACTGGCGGTCTGCTGCACCCCAGCCGTGCTGGTGCCATTCCCGCAGGCGGCAGACCAGCACCAGGAGGCCAATGCCGCCTGTGCGGCATCCCTCGGTGCGGCCGTGATCGTGCATCAACACGAGCCGGAGCAACCCGTGTTGCTGTCCACCGTGCAAAGGCTCCTGGCCGTGAAGCTGGAGCAGCCCGATTCAGCATCCGACCCGCTCGCTCAGATGCGTGAAGGCATGCAGGCCCTGGCGGAAAGGGATGCCGAACGGCAGCTGGCGGCCTTGCTTCAGACGCTGGTGAAGTGA
- the secE gene encoding preprotein translocase subunit SecE, which translates to MTSPISEDTTTTDGSKAAADSTKSGGFLADTVDELKLVVWPSRQQLFSESIAVILMVSLSAATIAAVSRLFGWASSQVFR; encoded by the coding sequence GTGACCAGCCCCATCTCTGAGGACACCACCACAACTGACGGCTCCAAGGCCGCTGCCGATTCCACCAAATCCGGTGGTTTTCTTGCGGACACGGTTGATGAGCTGAAACTCGTGGTCTGGCCTAGCCGCCAGCAATTGTTCAGCGAATCCATCGCTGTGATCCTGATGGTCAGCCTTTCGGCCGCCACCATCGCGGCTGTCAGTCGCTTATTTGGGTGGGCTTCGTCCCAGGTGTTCCGCTGA